The following proteins come from a genomic window of Musa acuminata AAA Group cultivar baxijiao chromosome BXJ1-7, Cavendish_Baxijiao_AAA, whole genome shotgun sequence:
- the LOC135678215 gene encoding glucose-6-phosphate/phosphate translocator 2, chloroplastic-like produces the protein MIYAVKQSALALGAADLVRPKSLLVAPRISILPTICAVKNSNFQLSTRKPLSLPSLEGLGFPSVVKPRGLGFKREAFEADRSENIEISHQEARSAAGQKLRIGIYFATWWALNVVFNIYNKKVLNAFPYPWLTSTLSLATGSLMMLVSWATGIAEAPETDFEFWKALAPVAVAHTIGHVAATVSMSKVAVSFTHIIKSGEPAFSVLVSRLLLGETFPLPVYLSLVPIIGGCALAAVTELNFNMTGFVGAMISNLAFVFRNIFSKKGMKGKSVGGMNYYACLSILSLLILTPFAIAIEGPQMWTAGWQKALSQIGPHFVWWVAAQSVFYHLYNQVSYMSLDEISPLTFSIGNTMKRISVIVSSIIIFHTPVQPVNALGAAIAILGTFLYSQAKQ, from the exons ATGATCTACGCTGTGAAGCAATCCGCTTTAGCGTTGGGCGCCGCGGATCTTGTCAGGCCCAAATCTCTGCTCGTTGCACCTCGAATCAGCATCCTTCCGACCATATGTGCTGTCAAAAACTCTAATTTCCAGCTTTCTACTCGGAAGCCCCTGTCTCTCCCCTCCCTGGAGGGACTTGGTTTCCCGTCGGTCGTGAAGCCTCGGGGTCTCGGGTTCAAGCGCGAGGCCTTCGAAGCCGATAGGTCGGAGAACATCGAGATCTCGCACCAGGAAGCTCGGTCGGCCGCGGGTCAGAAGCTAAGGATCGGGATCTACTTCGCCACCTGGTGGGCTCTCAACGTGGTGTTCAACATCTACAACAAGAAGGTCCTCAACGCATTTCCGTATCCCTGGCTCACCTCCACTCTCTCCCTCGCCACGGGTTCGCTGATGATGCTCGTCTCCTGGGCCACCGGGATAGCCGAGGCCCCCGAGACCGACTTTGAGTTCTGGAAGGCGCTTGCACCG GTTGCGGTCGCTCATACCATCGGCCATGTGGCGGCGACGGTGAGCATGTCGAAGGTGGCGGTGTCATTTACCCACATAATAAAGAGTGGAGAGCCTGCATTCAGTGTATTGGTGTCGAGGTTGCTGTTGGGTGAAACTTTCCCTCTGCCGGTGTATTTGTCACTGGTCCCCATCATTGGCGGTTGTGCCCTGGCGGCGGTGACCGAGCTCAACTTCAACATGACCG GTTTTGTGGGCGCAATGATATCGAATCTTGCatttgtgtttcggaacatattttCTAAGAAGGGGATGAAAGGGAAGTCAGTTGGTGGGATGAACTATTATGCTTGCCTGTCGATTCTATCCCTGTTGATACTCACACCTTTTGCTATTGCAATTGAGGGCCCGCAGATGTGGACTGCTGGCTGGCAGAAGGCACTTTCACAGATTGGTCCACATTTCGTCTG GTGGGTGGCTGCCCAGAGTGTCTTCTACCATTTGTACAACCAGGTTTCATACATGTCCTTGGATGAAATCTCTCCTTTGACGTTTAGTATTGGGAACACCATGAAGCGTATTTCTGTCATTGTCTCATCCATCATAATCTTCCACACGCCTGTTCAACCTGTCAATGCACTTGGAGCTGCCATTGCTATCCTTGGAACTTTCCTCTATTCCCAG GCAAAACAGTGA
- the LOC135678217 gene encoding ABC transporter C family member 2-like isoform X2, translating into MTNRSFTCTPVRSCPRTEALIDDMDYEPLPGGEQICPERKANILSRIFFSWMTPLMQQGFKRPITEKDIWKLDSWDQTEILNSRFQQCWAEESRKPKPWLLRALHRSLGGRFWLGGFFKIGNDASQFVGPLILNRLLLSMQQGEPAWHGYIYAFSIFAGVSLGVLCEAQYFQNVMRVGFRLRATLVAAVFRKSLRLTHESRTKFLSGKITNLMTTDAESLQQVCQQLHSIWSAPFRITISVILLYQQLGIASLVGAFVLVLLIPIQTFVISKMQKLSKAGLQHTDKRISLMNEILAAMDTVKCYAWEKSFQSKVQSIRNDELSWFRKAQLLAAFNSFILNSIPVLVTVASFGVYSLLGGDLTPAKAFTSLSLFSVLRFPLFMLPNLITQVVNCNVSLKRLEELLLAEERILLPNPPLEPQLPAISIKNGYFSWDSKAERPTLFNVNVDIPVGSLVAIVGSTGEGKTSLISAMLGELPPVAGTETSAVIRGTVAYVPQVSWIFNATVRDNILFGSPFQLSRYEKAVEVTALQHDLDLLPGGDHTEIGERGVNISGGQKQRVSMARAVYSDSDVYIFDDPLSALDAHVGRQVFDKCIKDQLRNKTRVLVTNQLHFLPNVDKIILVHEGMVKEEGTFEELCSSGILFQKLMENAGKMEEHEEEIQGESAEENAKSSENGEVTKMVNALSKKEEKPNKGKEGKTVLIKQEERETGVVSLKVLARYKNALGGMWVVLILFSCYTLTEILRVSSSTWLSVWTDQSSLKSHGPGFYNLIYASLSFGQVLVTLTNSYWLITSSLYAAKRLHDAMLHSILRAPMVFFHTNPLGRIINRFAKDLGDIDRSVAVFVNMFLGQISQLLSTFVLIGIVSTTSLWAIMPLLILFYAAYLYYQSTAREVKRLDSITRSPVYAQFAEALNGLSTIRAYKAYDRMASINGKSMDNNIRFTLVNMGANRWLGIRLETLGGIMIWFTATFAVMQNQRAENQKAFASTMGLLLTYALNITNLLTAVLRLASLAENSLNAVERVGTYIELPSEAPAVIENNRPPPAWPSSGTIKFQDVVLRYRPELPPVLHGISFTIEASEKVGIVGRTGAGKSSMLNALFRIVEMERGRIFIDDCDVSKFGLWDLRKVLGIIPQSPVLFSGTVRFNLDPFSEHNDADLWEALERAHLKDVIRRNSLGLDAEVSEAGENFSVGQRQLLSLARALLRRSKILVLDEATAAVDVRTDSLIQKTIREEFKSCTMLIIAHRLNTIIDCDRILLLSAGQVLEFDTPETLLSNEESAFYKMVQSTGAANAQYLRGLVFGAGENRSRREEIKRQEGERRWLASSRWVAAAQFALAVSLTSSQNDLHQLEIDDENNILNRTKDAVITLQSILEGKHDTEIEEKLEQHNVPSSRWWSSLYKVVEGLAIMSKLARNRLQPGSEFEDNSIDWDQVVM; encoded by the exons TCCATGCAACAAGGGGAACCGGCATGGCATGGATACATTTATGCTTTCTCAATTTTTGCTGGAGTG TCATTGGGAGTCTTATGTGAAGCACAATACTTTCAGAATGTCATGCGTGTTGGCTTTAGATTGAGAGCTACCTTG GTTGCAGCTGTGTTTAGGAAATCATTACGATTAACCCATGAGAGTCGCACTAAATTTTTATCGGGAAAGATTACCAACTTGATGACAACTGATGCAGAGTCACTTCAG CAAGTGTGCCAACAGCTCCATAGTATATGGTCAGCTCCTTTTCGGATTACCATTTCAGTTATTCTTCTTTACCAGCAGCTGGGAATTGCATCTCTTGTTGGTGCATTTGTGCTGGTTCTTCTAATTCCTATACAG ACATTTGTGATAAGCAAAATGCAGAAACTTTCAAAGGCAGGTTTGCAACATACTGACAAGAGAATTAGTCTTATGAATGAAATATTGGCTGCTATGGACACAGTGAA ATGTTATGCGTGGGAGAAAAGCTTCCAGTCAAAAGTTCAGAGTATTCGTAACGATGAGCTTTCATGGTTCCGCAAGGCTCAGCTGCTAGCAGCG TTCAATAGTTTCATTCTGAACAGCATTCCAGTTTTGGTTACAGTGGCCTCTTTTGGGGTGTATTCTCTTCTTGGAGGGGATTTAACGCCTGCAAAGGCATTTACATCACTTTCATTGTTTTCAGTGTTAAGATTTCCTTTGTTCATGCTTCCGAATCTAATAACTCAG GTTGTCAATTGCAATGTCTCACTTAAACGTCTAGAGGAGCTTCTCCTAGCTGAAGAGAGAATTCTTTTGCCGAATCCACCTCTTGAACCACAGCTTCCAGCAATCTCAATCAAGAATGGATACTTCTCTTGGGATTCAAAG GCAGAGAGGCCTACACTATTCAATGTGAATGTGGACATACCTGTTGGTAGCTTGGTTGCAATAGTTGGAAGTACCGGAGAAGGAAAAACATCTTTAATATCAGCAATGCTAGGAGAACTACCACCGGTGGCTGGAACTGAGACATCAGCGGTCATACGAGGAACTGTTGCTTATGTTCCACAAGTTTCATGGATATTCAATGCTACT GTACGTGACAACATATTGTTTGGATCTCCTTTTCAACTATCACGCTATGAGAAGGCAGTTGAAGTTACTGCATTACAACACGACCTTGATTTGCTCCCA GGTGGTGATCATACGGAGATTGGTGAAAGAGGAGTCAATATCAGTGGTGGGCAAAAGCAAAGAGTTTCCATGGCAAGGGCAGTATATTCAGATTCGGATGTATATATATTCGATGATCCTTTGAGTGCACTGGATGCTCATGTTGGTCGACAG GTTTTTGATAAATGCATCAAGGATCAACTGAGAAATAAAACTCGAGTCTTGGTAACAAATCAGTTACATTTTCTACCAAATGTGGACAAAATTATCCTGGTTCATGAAGGAATGGTGAAAGAAGAAGGTACATTTGAAGAACTTTGTTCTAGTGGAATACTATTTCAAAAATTAATGGAAAATGCTGGGAAAATGGAAGAGCATGAAGAAGAAATACAAGGTGAAAGTGctgaagagaatgcaaaatcttctgAAAATGGAGAGGTCACAAAGATGGTGAATGCTTTATCAAAGAAGGAAGAGAAACCGAATAAAGGGAAAGAAGGAAAAACTGTGCTTATCAAACAAGAGGAACGTGAAACAGGTGTTGTTAGTTTGAAGGTTCTGGCGAG GTATAAGAATGCGTTGGGTGGAATGTGGGTTGTTCTTATACTTTTCTCTTGTTATACCTTGACTGAAATTCTACGGGTTTCAAGTAGCACATGGTTAAGTGTTTGGACAGATCAGAGCTCTCTAAAGAGCCATGGGCCTGGATTTTACAATTTGATTTATGCATCTCTTTCTTTTGGTCAG GTACTTGTGACTCTGACAAACTCTTATTGGCTCATTACTTCAAGCCTTTatgcagccaagaggttgcacgatGCCATGCTTCACTCTATATTAAGAGCCCCAATGGTGTTCTTTCATACCAATCCACTTGGACGCATAATTAATAGGTTTGCGAAAGATCTTGGTGATATTGATCGCAGTGTTGCAGTCTTTGTTAATATGTTCCTTGGACAAATCTCGCAACTTCTCTCAACTTTTGTTTTAATTGGCATCGTGAGCACTACTTCTCTGTGGGCAATAATGCCACttctgattttgttctatgcagccTATTTATATTATCAG AGTACAGCACGTGAAGTGAAGCGTTTGGATTCCATTACTAGATCACCCGTTTATGCACAATTTGCAGAAGCATTGAATGGTTTATCAACAATCCGAGCATACAAAGCATATGATAGAATGGCTAGTATCAATGGTAAATCAATGGATAATAATATAAGATTTACACTTGTTAATATGGGTGCTAATCGGTGGCTTGGCATTCGGTTGGAAACATTGGGAGGCATCATGATATGGTTCACAGCTACTTTTGCTGTCATGCAAAACCAACGTGCAGAAAATCAGAAAGCATTTGCATCAACTATGGGTCTACTTCTTACTTATGCTTTGAACATTACCAACCTACTTACAGCTGTTCTAAGACTTGCAAGTCTTGCTGAAAATAGTTTAAATGCTGTTGAGCGAGTTGGAACTTACATAGAGTTGCCTTCTGAAGCTCCTGCTGTTATTGAAAACAATAGACCACCTCCAGCTTGGCCATCATCTGGGACTATCAAATTTCAAGATGTCGTTCTTCGTTACAGGCCAGAACTTCCCCCTGTTCTTCATGGCATATCATTTACAATTGAAGCAAGTGAAAAGGTTGGAATAGTTGGTAGGACTGGGGCTGGTAAATCTAGCATGCTCAATGCTTTGTTCCGCATAGTGGAGATGGAAAGAGGAAGAATATTTATTGATGATTGTGATGTTTCTAAGTTTGGCCTTTGGGATTTGCGAAAAGTGCTTGGAATTATTCCACAATCACCAGTTCTATTTTCAG GAACTGTCCGATTTAATCTGGATCCCTTCAGTGAGCACAATGATGCAGATCTTTGGGAGGCTTTAGAGAGGGCACATTTAAAAGATGTCATTCGGAGGAATTCATTGGGACTTGATGCAGAG GTTTCAGAAGCAGGTGAGAATTTCAGTGTTGGACAAAGACAACTTCTGAGTCTTGCTCGAGCATTGTTAAGGAGATCAAAGATTCTTGTTCTGGATGAAGCAACAGCAGCGGTGGATGTTAGGACTGATTCTCTTATTCAGAAAACAATAAGAGAAGAGTTCAAATCATGCACAATGCTCATTATAGCTCATCGTCTGAATACCATCATCGACTGTGATCGAATTCTTCTCCTCAGTGCCGGACAG GTTTTGGAGTTTGACACTCCAGAGACCCTTCTATCAAATGAAGAAAGTGCTTTCTACAAAATGGTTCAGAGTACTGGTGCTGCCAATGCCCAGTATTTACGG GGTCTGGTCTTTGGAGCGGGGGAGAACAGGTCGAGAAGGGAGGAGATCAAGAGACAAGAAGGTGAACGGAGATGGCTGGCGTCTTCACGCTGGGTAGCTGCTGCCCAATTTGCACTTGCGGTCAGCCTGACATCCTCACAGAATGACCTCCATCAGCTGGAGATTGATGATGAAAACAACATCCTTAATAGAACAAAGGATGCCGTGATCACATTGCAGAGCATTTTGGAAGGGAAGCATGACACTGAAATCGAAGAAAAGCTTGAACAGCACAATGTCCCTAGCAGTAGATGGTGGTCATCACTCTATAAAGTGGTTGAAG GTCTTGCAATTATGAGTAAACTGGCACGGAACCGTCTCCAGCCTGGTTCCGAATTTGAAGACAATTCAATCGATTGGGACCAAGTGGTGATGTAG
- the LOC103991116 gene encoding cationic amino acid transporter 1-like, producing MKALRETGMRLKNRIAARSMDDTEINEVRARSGYEMKRNLSWWDLIWFGIGAVIGAGIFVLTGQEARNAAGPAVILSFVVSGVSSMLSVFCYTEFAVEIPVAGGSFAYLRVELGDFVAFIAAGNILLEYVVSCAAVARSWTSYFATLLNHQPDDFRIHIASLSPDYSRLDPIAVAVIVAICLAAVFSTKATSRFNYVSSIIHLAIIVFIIAAGLSRADPKNLSDFMPFGARGLFSASAVLFFAYVGFDAVSTMAEETKNPAKDIPLGLVGAMCITTLCYCLLAFTLCLMQPYSQIDPNAPFSVAFEAVGMDWAKYIVAFGALKGMTTVLLVSAVGQARYLTHIARTHMVPPWFAQVHATTGTPINATVAMLVATATIALFTELSILSNLLSISTLFIFMLVAVALLVRRYYVSGETSAAERNKLIVCIVLILGSSVGAAGYWAAGVDGWVGYVVAIPVWFLSTGFLWLGVPQAKKPKLWGVPMVPWLPSASIAINIFLLGSIDGLSYMRFSIWTALLLVYYLFLGLHASYDTAKAAAAAAAAAAAAAAAATAEGANRR from the exons ATGAAGGCTCTGAGAGAGACCGGAATGCGGCTCAAGAATCGGATCGCCGCCCGGTCCATGGACGACACAGAGATCAACGAGGTTCGAGCTAGGAGCGGATACGAGATGAAGCGGAACCTCTCCTGGTGGGATCTCATCTGGTTCGGCATCGGTGCTGTCATCGGCGCCGGCATCTTCGTCCTCACCGGACAGGAGGCCCGCAACGCCGCGGGCCCTGCGGTGATCCTCTCCTTCGTCGTCTCCGGTGTCTCCTCCATGCTGTCTGTCTTCTGCTACACCGAGTTCGCGGTGGAGATCCCTGTCGCAG GTGGCTCCTTCGCCTACCTACGCGTCGAGCTGGGCGACTTCGTGGCCTTCATCGCTGCCGGCAACATCCTCCTCGAGTACGTGGTCAGCTGCGCCGCGGTCGCCCGCTCCTGGACGTCCTACTTCGCCACCCTCCTCAACCACCAACCCGACGACTTCCGCATCCACATCGCCTCGCTCTCCCCCGACTACAGCCGCCTCGACCCCATCGCCGTCGCCGTTATCGTCGCCATCTGCCTCGCCGCGGTCTTCTCTACCAAGGCCACCTCTCGGTTCAACTACGTGTCCTCCATCATCCACCTGGCCATCATCGTCTTCATCATCGCCGCCGGCCTCTCCAGGGCCGACCCCAAGAACCTCTCCGACTTCATGCCCTTCGGCGCTCGTGGGCTCTTCTCGGCCTCCGCCGTGCTCTTCTTCGCCTACGTCGGCTTCGACGCGGTGTCCACCATGGCGGAAGAGACCAAGAACCCCGCCAAGGACATCCCGCTCGGCCTCGTCGGTGCGATGTGCATCACCACCCTCTGCTACTGCCTCCTGGCGTTCACCCTTTGCCTCATGCAGCCGTACTCGCAGATCGACCCCAACGCGCCCTTCTCGGTCGCGTTCGAGGCCGTCGGTATGGACTGGGCCAAGTACATCGTCGCCTTCGGCGCACTCAAAGGCATGACGACCGTCCTGCTGGTGTCGGCCGTCGGCCAAGCTCGGTACCTCACCCACATCGCTCGCACGCACATGGTGCCGCCATGGTTCGCTCAAGTCCACGCCACCACCGGTACCCCCATCAACGCCACGGTCGCCATGCTCGTAGCCACAGCCACCATCGCCCTCTTTACCGAGCTCAGCATCCTCTCCAATCTCCTCTCCATCTCGACGCTCTTCATCTTCATGCTGGTGGCGGTGGCTCTCCTCGTCCGGCGATACTACGTCAGCGGCGAAACCTCCGCGGCCGAGCGGAACAAGCTGATAGTTTGCATCGTGCTCATCCTGGGCTCCTCGGTGGGGGCTGCCGGGTACTGGGCGGCGGGTGTCGACGGGTGGGTGGGCTACGTGGTGGCGATACCCGTATGGTTTCTCTCGACGGGGTTCCTGTGGCTGGGGGTGCCACAGGCGAAGAAGCCGAAGCTGTGGGGGGTGCCGATGGTGCCGTGGTTACCGTCGGCGTCCATCGCCATCAATATCTTCCTGCTAGGCTCGATCGACGGGCTGTCGTATATGAGGTTTAGCATATGGACGGCGCTGCTGCTCGTCTACTATCTCTTTTTGGGGCTGCATGCATCATATGACACCGCCaaggctgccgctgccgctgccgccgccgccgccgccgccgccgccgctgccactgcGGAAGGTGCAAACCGTAGGTAG